From a region of the Lactuca sativa cultivar Salinas chromosome 4, Lsat_Salinas_v11, whole genome shotgun sequence genome:
- the LOC111876817 gene encoding protein ALP1-like, giving the protein MAECENLLTGYEPLAKQMVSIFVKVEYETLYVDKSKEHNGFMMTVVDASSFVRAEEGNVAIVLVYVDDLIVIGDWYEFFQLRYDARGRRGFTTLQKCVAAIRLMAMGESPDTMDDYMRMSERTARESLYTLSRGVVETFGDVYLRKPSLHDLQELYAAHEERHGFPGMIGSIDCTHWKCKNYLVAWKGQYASGHHGSPSLVLEAVASQDLWIWHAFFGVAGSNNDVNVLDQSPIFDDLLNGKAPDAPFKVNGNEYKYGYYLTDGIYPQYSTFVKAFRHPVEERDKFFKRRQEGARKDVERAFGVLKAKWHIVEHAARPLDLETLRYIMYACIIMHNMVVEDKGRNIAHYIPTEPRHVQFQPGTADYLHRVVDIQDANKHRQLREDLANHIFYGNNNDNE; this is encoded by the exons ATGGCAGAGTGTGAGAACCTCTTGACGGGATATGAGCCTCTTGCAAAACAGATGGTAAGCATCTTTGTTAAGGTTGAATATGAAACCCTTTATGTGGATAAAAGTAAAG agCACAATGGTTTTATGATGACAGTTGTTGATGCAAGTTCGTTTGTAAGAGCTGAAGAAGGTAATGTTGCAATCGTGTTGGTTTATGTAGATGATCTGATAGTCATAGGTGATTG GTACGAATTTTTTCAATTAAGATATGATGCTAGAGGTAGACGCGGGTTTACAACGTTGCAGAAATGTGTTGCGGCCATTCGTTTGATGGCTATGGGGGAGTCACCCGACACCATGGACGACTATATGAGAATGTCCgaaagaaccgcaagagagagtttGTATACATTATCAAGGGGTGTTGTTGAAACTTTTGGTGACGTTTATTTGCGGAAACCTTCGTTGCATGATTTGCAAGAATTGTATGCGGCGCATGAAGAACGCCATGGGTTTCCCGGAATGATCGGAAGCATTGATTGCACACACTGGAAATGCAAAAATTATCTGGTAGCATGGAAAGGGCAATACGCAAGTGGTCATCACGGATCACCTTCTTTGGTGTTAGAGGCTGTCGCTTCtcaagatttatggatttggcATGCGTTTTTTGGGGTTGCGGGTTCCAACAACGACGTCAACGTTCTTGATCAGTCGCCAATATTCGACGATCTTTTGAATGGAAAAGCCCCGGATGCTCCTTTCAAGGTGAATGGAAacgaatacaaatatgggtattacCTTACAGATGGAATATATCCTCAGTATTCCACATTCGTGAAGGCATTCCGCCACCCGGTTGAAGAACGAGACAAATTTTTTAAGAGAAGACAAGAAGGAGCACGTAAGGATGTGGAACGTGCTTTTGGGGTGCTGAAGGCGAAGTGGCATATAGTCGAACATGCAGCACGACCATTGGATTTAGAAACTTTACGATATATCATGTATGCgtgtatcataatgcataacatggtaGTAGAAGATAAAGGGCGAAATATTGCACACTATATCCCAACGGAGCCCAGACACGTTCAGTTTCAACCAGGAACAGCAGATTATTTGCATCGCGTTGTTGACATTCAGGACGCAAATAAACACAGACAACTTCGAGAGGATTTGGCAAATCATATCTTCTATGGTAACAATAACGATAACGAATAG